A window from Canis lupus baileyi chromosome 4, mCanLup2.hap1, whole genome shotgun sequence encodes these proteins:
- the PCBD1 gene encoding pterin-4-alpha-carbinolamine dehydratase isoform X2 — protein sequence MAGKAHRLSAEERDQLLPNLRAVGWNEVEGRDAIFKQFHFKDFNRAFGFMTRVALQAEKLDHHPEWFNVYNKVHITLSTHECAGLSERDINLASFIEQVAVSMT from the exons ATG GCTGGCAAAGCGCACAGGCTAAGTGCTGAGGAGAGGGACCAGCTGCTGCCAAACCTGAGGGCTGTGGGGTGGAACGAGGTGGAGGGCCGAGACGCCATCTTCAAGCAGTTCCATTTCAAAGACTTCAATCGG GCTTTTGGCTTCATGACGAGGGTGGCCCTGCAGGCTGAGAAACTGGACCACCATCCTGAATGGTTTAACGTGTACAACAAG GTCCACATCACCCTGAGCACCCACGAGTGTGCCGGCCTTTCGGAACGGGACATAAACCTGGCCAGCTTCATCGAACAAGTAGCGGTGTCCATGACCTAG
- the PCBD1 gene encoding pterin-4-alpha-carbinolamine dehydratase isoform X1 has translation MQGRAGKAHRLSAEERDQLLPNLRAVGWNEVEGRDAIFKQFHFKDFNRAFGFMTRVALQAEKLDHHPEWFNVYNKVHITLSTHECAGLSERDINLASFIEQVAVSMT, from the exons ATGCAGGGCAGG GCTGGCAAAGCGCACAGGCTAAGTGCTGAGGAGAGGGACCAGCTGCTGCCAAACCTGAGGGCTGTGGGGTGGAACGAGGTGGAGGGCCGAGACGCCATCTTCAAGCAGTTCCATTTCAAAGACTTCAATCGG GCTTTTGGCTTCATGACGAGGGTGGCCCTGCAGGCTGAGAAACTGGACCACCATCCTGAATGGTTTAACGTGTACAACAAG GTCCACATCACCCTGAGCACCCACGAGTGTGCCGGCCTTTCGGAACGGGACATAAACCTGGCCAGCTTCATCGAACAAGTAGCGGTGTCCATGACCTAG